From one Culex quinquefasciatus strain JHB chromosome 3, VPISU_Cqui_1.0_pri_paternal, whole genome shotgun sequence genomic stretch:
- the LOC119769461 gene encoding uncharacterized protein LOC119769461 isoform X2, translated as MVIVHGKMCPNRTIRYKPNFSRTLEEMRASYQPQGRSQRSQVLVGHNDHKDPDAPVKDPNRELHPGTQTRDKMATGMTLYDLYACNALACFAPQEQSEYDKLKADQGETQVHVVVDPLQGNNLRPHQRGRAVYVRVRHWQAGQLHRAHGVGGYKNLLKMHRLSSRIVNFVLHVRW; from the exons ATGGTCATCGTGCACGGCAAG ATGTGCCCGAATCGAACCATCCGCTACAAGCCCAACTTCAGCAGGACTCTGGAGGAGATGCGAGCGTCGTACCAGCCCCAAGGAAGATCACAACGCTCTCAAG TGCTTGTTGGACATAATGATCACAAAGATCCTGATGCGCCCGTTAAAGATCCCAATCGGGAACTACATCCCGGAACACAAACAAGGGATAAAATGGCCACCGGCATGACGCTCTATGATCTGTACGCGTGCAATGCGCTGGCGTGTTTCGCGCCGCAGGAACAGTCCGAGTACGACAAGCTGAAGGCGGACCAGGGCGAGACCCAGGTTCACGTCGTGGTCGATCCGCTGCAGGGGAACAATCTGCGGCCACATCAGCGAGGGCGTGCGGTTTATGTACGAGTGCGTCACTGGCAAGCAGGGCAACTCCATCGAGCACATGGAGTaggagggtacaaaaatttgctaaaaatgcacAGATTAAGCTCGAGGATTGTAAATTTCGTCCTTCACGTCCGATGGTGA
- the LOC119769461 gene encoding uncharacterized protein LOC119769461 isoform X1 — MVIVHGKVCDVLKPTHPDVAIDLQTKFVKIDVFPFYQMCPNRTIRYKPNFSRTLEEMRASYQPQGRSQRSQVLVGHNDHKDPDAPVKDPNRELHPGTQTRDKMATGMTLYDLYACNALACFAPQEQSEYDKLKADQGETQVHVVVDPLQGNNLRPHQRGRAVYVRVRHWQAGQLHRAHGVGGYKNLLKMHRLSSRIVNFVLHVRW, encoded by the exons ATGGTCATCGTGCACGGCAAGGTCTGCGACGTTTTAAAACCAACCCATCCCGATGTTGCCATCGATTTGCAAACGAAGTTCGTGAAGATTGACGTGTTCCCTTTTTACCAGATGTGCCCGAATCGAACCATCCGCTACAAGCCCAACTTCAGCAGGACTCTGGAGGAGATGCGAGCGTCGTACCAGCCCCAAGGAAGATCACAACGCTCTCAAG TGCTTGTTGGACATAATGATCACAAAGATCCTGATGCGCCCGTTAAAGATCCCAATCGGGAACTACATCCCGGAACACAAACAAGGGATAAAATGGCCACCGGCATGACGCTCTATGATCTGTACGCGTGCAATGCGCTGGCGTGTTTCGCGCCGCAGGAACAGTCCGAGTACGACAAGCTGAAGGCGGACCAGGGCGAGACCCAGGTTCACGTCGTGGTCGATCCGCTGCAGGGGAACAATCTGCGGCCACATCAGCGAGGGCGTGCGGTTTATGTACGAGTGCGTCACTGGCAAGCAGGGCAACTCCATCGAGCACATGGAGTaggagggtacaaaaatttgctaaaaatgcacAGATTAAGCTCGAGGATTGTAAATTTCGTCCTTCACGTCCGATGGTGA